A genome region from Mastacembelus armatus chromosome 8, fMasArm1.2, whole genome shotgun sequence includes the following:
- the rpsa gene encoding small ribosomal subunit protein uS2 isoform X1 produces the protein MSGGLDVLQMKEEDVLKFLAAGTHLGGTNLDFQVEQYIYKRKSDGVYIINLKKTWEKLLLAARAIVAIENPADVCVISSRNTGQRAVLKFASATGATTFHGRFTPGTFTNQIQAAFREPRLLIVTDPRADHQPLTEASYVNIPTIALCNTDSPLRYVDIAIPCNNKGHHSVGLMWWMLAREVLRMRGTISREHPWEVMPDLYFYRDPEEIEKEEQAAAEKAVGKEEFQGEWSAPAAEFAQPEVADWSEGVAVPSVPIQQFPAAAPAAVKTGDVYSAEDWSTQPATEDWSTAPTAQASEWGGATSDWS, from the exons ATGTCCGGAGGTCTGGATGTCCTTCagatgaaggaggaggatgTGCTGAAGTTCCTGGCTGCAGGAACCCACCTGGGAGGCACCAACTTGGACTTCCAGGTGGAGCAATACATCTACAAGAGGAAAAGCGACG GTGTGTACATCATTAACCTGAAGAAAACCtgggagaagctgctgctggcAGCCAGGGCCATTGTTGCCATTGAGAACccagcagatgtgtgtgtcatctccTCCAGGAACACTGGACAG AGAGCAGTGCTGAAGTTCGCCTCCGCCACTGGTGCCACCACCTTCCACGGTCGGTTCACCCCTGGTACATTCACCAATCAGATCCAGGCAGCTTTCAGGGAGCCTCGTCTCCTGATCGTGACAGACCCCCGTGCTGACCACCAGCCACTGACTGAGGCGTCCTACGTCAACATCCCCACCATCGCCCTGTGCAACACTGACTCTCCACTGAGATACGTGGACATCGCCATCCCCTGTAACAACAAG GGTCACCACTCTGTTGGTCTGATGTGGTGGATGTTGGCCAGGGAGGTTCTCAGGATGAGGGGAACCATCTCCAGGGAGCACCCATGGGAGGTCATGCCAGATCTGTACTTCTACAGGGACCCTGAGGAG ATTGAGAAGGAGGAacaggctgcagcagagaagGCTGTTGGAAAGGAGGAGTTCCAGGGCGAATGGAGCGCCCCAGCTGCTGAGTTCGCTCAGCCCGAGGTGGCTGACTGGTCAGAGGGTGTTGCTGTGCCATCTGTGCCCATCCAGCAGTTCCCTGCAG CCGCTCCAGCTGCTGTTAAGACAGGCGACGTCTATTCTG CAGAGGACTGGAGTACTCAGCCTGCCACAGAGGACTGGTCCACTGCGCCCACTGCCCAGGCATCCGAGTGGGGTGGTGCCACTTCTGACTGGTCTTAA
- the rpsa gene encoding small ribosomal subunit protein uS2 isoform X2, whose amino-acid sequence MSGGLDVLQMKEEDVLKFLAAGTHLGGTNLDFQVEQYIYKRKSDGVYIINLKKTWEKLLLAARAIVAIENPADVCVISSRNTGQRAVLKFASATGATTFHGRFTPGTFTNQIQAAFREPRLLIVTDPRADHQPLTEASYVNIPTIALCNTDSPLRYVDIAIPCNNKGHHSVGLMWWMLAREVLRMRGTISREHPWEVMPDLYFYRDPEEIEKEEQAAAEKAVGKEEFQGEWSAPAAEFAQPEVADWSEGVAVPSVPIQQFPAAAPAAVKTGDVYSEDWSTQPATEDWSTAPTAQASEWGGATSDWS is encoded by the exons ATGTCCGGAGGTCTGGATGTCCTTCagatgaaggaggaggatgTGCTGAAGTTCCTGGCTGCAGGAACCCACCTGGGAGGCACCAACTTGGACTTCCAGGTGGAGCAATACATCTACAAGAGGAAAAGCGACG GTGTGTACATCATTAACCTGAAGAAAACCtgggagaagctgctgctggcAGCCAGGGCCATTGTTGCCATTGAGAACccagcagatgtgtgtgtcatctccTCCAGGAACACTGGACAG AGAGCAGTGCTGAAGTTCGCCTCCGCCACTGGTGCCACCACCTTCCACGGTCGGTTCACCCCTGGTACATTCACCAATCAGATCCAGGCAGCTTTCAGGGAGCCTCGTCTCCTGATCGTGACAGACCCCCGTGCTGACCACCAGCCACTGACTGAGGCGTCCTACGTCAACATCCCCACCATCGCCCTGTGCAACACTGACTCTCCACTGAGATACGTGGACATCGCCATCCCCTGTAACAACAAG GGTCACCACTCTGTTGGTCTGATGTGGTGGATGTTGGCCAGGGAGGTTCTCAGGATGAGGGGAACCATCTCCAGGGAGCACCCATGGGAGGTCATGCCAGATCTGTACTTCTACAGGGACCCTGAGGAG ATTGAGAAGGAGGAacaggctgcagcagagaagGCTGTTGGAAAGGAGGAGTTCCAGGGCGAATGGAGCGCCCCAGCTGCTGAGTTCGCTCAGCCCGAGGTGGCTGACTGGTCAGAGGGTGTTGCTGTGCCATCTGTGCCCATCCAGCAGTTCCCTGCAG CCGCTCCAGCTGCTGTTAAGACAGGCGACGTCTATTCTG AGGACTGGAGTACTCAGCCTGCCACAGAGGACTGGTCCACTGCGCCCACTGCCCAGGCATCCGAGTGGGGTGGTGCCACTTCTGACTGGTCTTAA
- the LOC113140587 gene encoding mitochondrial glycine transporter A-like translates to MELSLAHPVIKAFMCGSLSGTCSTLLFQPLDVVKTRLQTLQGGVQPGSGRVGMVTVLRSVVRTERMLGLWRGVSPSFARTIPGVGIYFSTFYSLKQHFCQDSSPGALQAVLLGAGARTVAGVFMLPVTVIKTRFECGRYRYRSVVGALRSVCRSEGPAALFSGLMATLLRDVPFSGIYVLFYSQTKASLPTEISESSCAPLANFGCGVLAGVLASLITQPADVVKTHVQVNPQLRTVEAVRYIYVEHGLQGFFRGAVPRSLRRTLVAAMAWTVYEQMMNRLGLKS, encoded by the exons ATGGAGCTGTCACTG gctCACCCAGTTATCAAGGCCTTCATGTGTGGCTCCCTCAGTGGGACCTGCTCCACGCTGCTTTTCCAGCCTCTGGATGTGGTGAAGACCCGTCTGCAGACGCTGCAGGGCGGCGTGCAGCCTGG GTCGGGCAGAGTGGGGATGGTGACGGTGCTGCGGAGCGTGGTGCGGACAGAGAGGATGCTGGGACTGTGGAGAGGAGTTTCGCCG tcCTTTGCTCGGACCATCCCGGGTGTGGGGATCTACTTCAGCACCTTCTACTCTCTGAAGCAGCACTTCTGCCAGGACAGCAGCCCAGGGGCCCTGCAGGCCGTGCTGCTGGGAGCAGGGGCCCGGACGGTGGCGGGCGTCTTCATGCTGCCAGTCACCGTCATCAAGACTCGCTTTGAG tgtggcaGGTACAGGTACAGGAGTGTGGTCGGGGCTCTGCGCAGTGTGTGCCGGTCCGAGGGGCCTGCAGCTCTGTTCTCGGGTCTGATGGCCACGCTCCTCAGAGATGTTCCCTTCTCTGGGATCTATGTCCTGTTCTACAGCCAGACCAAGGCCTCGCTGCCAACAG AAATCAGCGAGTCTTCCTGCGCCCCCCTGGCTAACTTCGGCTGTGGGGTCCTGGCTGGTGTGTTGGCCTCTCTGATCACACAACCTGCCGATGTGGTGAAAACGCATGTCCAAGTGAATCCACAGCTGAGGACGGTGGAGGCTGTCAGATACATCTACGTG GAACATGGACTCCAGGGCTTCTTCAGAGGGGCGGTACCTCGCTCACTGAGGAGGACCCTGGTGGCCGCCATGGCGTGGACGGTGTATGAGCAGATGATGAACCGCCTCGGCCTGAAGTCCTGA